Proteins co-encoded in one Candidatus Nanopelagicales bacterium genomic window:
- a CDS encoding TetR/AcrR family transcriptional regulator yields the protein MGALMVRGSFDDVTLQGVADEAGVSLKTVTRQFGTKEQLLQAAMDDARGDEESRRAVSTSDPAQVAQVLAARYDEMAEMIYRMGDAELRYAWLGEWVQMARESHLSWLEQTFARWLPESLPERRDRLMCLFAATEVRSWWAIRHRFDCDSTTAERIMREHLEALTSTWERHDLQRRTEE from the coding sequence GTGGGCGCGCTCATGGTCCGGGGATCCTTCGACGATGTGACGTTGCAGGGGGTCGCAGATGAAGCAGGAGTCTCGCTCAAGACCGTGACTCGCCAGTTCGGGACCAAGGAGCAACTGCTGCAGGCAGCCATGGATGATGCGCGTGGTGACGAGGAGTCACGGCGAGCGGTGTCGACCTCAGACCCCGCTCAGGTGGCCCAGGTGCTGGCCGCTCGCTACGACGAGATGGCCGAGATGATCTATCGCATGGGCGACGCGGAACTGCGTTACGCCTGGCTCGGGGAGTGGGTGCAGATGGCCCGCGAGAGCCACCTCTCCTGGCTTGAACAGACTTTCGCTCGATGGTTACCCGAGTCGCTTCCGGAACGACGTGACCGACTGATGTGCCTGTTCGCTGCCACCGAGGTTCGCAGTTGGTGGGCGATTCGACACCGATTTGACTGTGACTCCACCACCGCCGAACGCATCATGCGCGAGCACCTCGAGGCGCTCACCAGCACGTGGGAACGACATGACCTGCAGCGAAGAACCGAGGAGTGA
- a CDS encoding endonuclease/exonuclease/phosphatase family protein, whose translation MRRLILGVASVLAVSVVAAAPGLATTPASPSPVSAAGKSAGAGPDIEFATWNFCNHTCPNYERRLDGLVRTIRVTRPDVLALQEVKVGGEDHLVDVEERLGVLGYANTNPSADETCSSGCESHIFIRTAAFTVLGWDQVPQETERCRGLLDEYEYQRLRDELQRQRWALESQRPDWRDADAWNRYQMQLQDIDAQMNALDDEWDQCWRTREDLASFASPYFGFVDMEQLPRPARGNPAAFAFVRHRASGAKMLALSMHLLTQNGTGANGPDDRARNAAVRGLAQWTKKRANQVGLSGIPTIMMGDFNSYLRKQPRGPQWVLQREGFVLADKARVGRNYATVNKTPVDARWDGFPPRPRIFPDLGPQIDTIMTRGAGPAKRFEVFVKTLPNGRFDERFRASDHNLVRATIQIPR comes from the coding sequence ATGCGTCGACTCATTCTTGGTGTGGCATCGGTCCTGGCGGTGAGCGTCGTCGCTGCGGCCCCCGGTCTGGCGACGACGCCGGCGAGCCCATCACCGGTGTCCGCGGCCGGTAAGTCCGCTGGGGCAGGTCCGGACATCGAGTTCGCGACCTGGAACTTCTGCAACCACACGTGCCCCAACTACGAGCGCCGGCTTGACGGGCTGGTGCGCACCATTCGCGTCACTCGGCCCGATGTCCTGGCCCTCCAGGAAGTGAAGGTTGGCGGCGAAGATCATCTGGTGGACGTCGAGGAACGGTTGGGCGTCCTGGGGTATGCCAACACGAACCCGTCGGCCGACGAGACCTGCTCGTCCGGATGCGAGTCACACATCTTCATCCGCACCGCCGCCTTCACCGTGCTGGGTTGGGACCAGGTCCCACAAGAAACCGAACGTTGCCGAGGGCTCCTCGACGAGTATGAATACCAGCGACTCAGGGACGAGTTGCAGCGACAGCGATGGGCCTTGGAGTCCCAACGGCCTGATTGGCGCGACGCCGATGCCTGGAATCGGTACCAGATGCAACTGCAGGACATCGATGCACAGATGAATGCCCTGGACGACGAGTGGGACCAATGCTGGCGCACCCGGGAGGACCTGGCTTCCTTCGCGAGTCCGTACTTCGGCTTCGTGGACATGGAGCAACTCCCACGACCTGCGCGCGGGAATCCCGCGGCCTTCGCGTTCGTGCGTCACCGGGCTAGCGGCGCGAAGATGCTCGCACTATCCATGCATCTGTTGACGCAGAACGGCACCGGCGCGAACGGTCCGGATGACCGCGCCCGCAACGCCGCTGTGCGCGGACTCGCTCAGTGGACCAAGAAGCGTGCCAACCAGGTGGGGCTGTCCGGCATCCCGACGATCATGATGGGTGACTTCAACTCCTACCTGCGCAAGCAGCCCCGCGGCCCGCAATGGGTTCTGCAACGGGAGGGATTCGTCCTCGCCGACAAAGCACGGGTCGGGCGCAACTACGCCACCGTCAACAAGACTCCCGTCGACGCGCGGTGGGACGGTTTCCCGCCCCGCCCTCGGATCTTCCCCGACCTCGGTCCGCAGATCGACACCATCATGACGAGAGGCGCCGGCCCCGCGAAACGGTTCGAGGTGTTCGTCAAGACACTGCCGAACGGGCGCTTCGACGAACGGTTCCGGGCCTCCGACCACAATCTCGTGCGGGCCACCATCCAGATCCCTCGCTGA
- a CDS encoding HAMP domain-containing sensor histidine kinase, translating to MSHSVTAVLIAAGSALIVGAIALALLYRFTRRSTLWAVRLAPLVAVASIAAGVVAASLTMLLEPQQVLVIALVLAVSTPIAVMFGVIAGRRVAALQQRAAEEAAARQRDRAVEDRRRELISWLSHDIRTPLARMRALTEAYEDGLAPPDYATRMTREVDGLAVIIEDLATLSRLQGTEAQIQVEALDLSDLVSDVVADNQPLAHRLNITLEGAARGLAEVSADPTELGRAINNLIVNALRHTRPDGFVAVTVTGSDGTAQVSVRDQCGGIPDEHMDRLFEAGWRGTSARTPGDAGAGLGLAITQRVVMAHGGSLAVHNTDDGCEFSISLPAISAQPVAT from the coding sequence ATGAGCCACTCCGTCACCGCCGTTCTCATCGCCGCCGGGTCAGCGTTGATCGTCGGCGCCATCGCACTCGCACTGTTGTACCGGTTCACCCGGCGGTCCACGCTGTGGGCTGTCCGGCTTGCGCCTCTTGTCGCCGTCGCCAGCATCGCCGCCGGCGTCGTGGCCGCGAGTCTGACGATGCTTCTCGAACCCCAACAGGTCCTGGTTATCGCGCTGGTGCTGGCCGTCTCCACTCCTATCGCCGTGATGTTCGGTGTCATCGCCGGCCGACGGGTCGCGGCGCTTCAGCAGCGGGCCGCCGAAGAAGCGGCAGCCCGGCAACGCGACCGCGCCGTCGAAGACCGCCGCCGAGAACTGATCTCCTGGCTGAGTCACGACATCCGCACTCCGCTGGCGCGCATGCGGGCCCTTACTGAGGCGTATGAGGACGGGCTCGCCCCGCCCGACTACGCCACGCGCATGACCCGAGAGGTGGACGGTCTCGCGGTCATTATCGAGGACCTCGCGACGTTGTCCCGGCTGCAGGGGACCGAGGCGCAGATCCAGGTCGAGGCCCTCGATCTCTCGGATCTCGTGTCAGATGTCGTGGCCGACAACCAGCCACTGGCACACCGGTTGAACATCACGCTGGAGGGCGCGGCCCGCGGTTTGGCGGAAGTATCGGCCGATCCCACGGAACTCGGTCGGGCGATCAACAACCTCATCGTCAACGCTCTGCGGCACACCCGACCTGACGGTTTCGTCGCCGTGACCGTGACGGGATCCGACGGCACTGCGCAGGTGTCGGTGCGCGACCAGTGCGGTGGCATCCCCGATGAGCACATGGACCGACTCTTCGAGGCGGGCTGGCGCGGAACCTCTGCGCGGACCCCGGGAGACGCCGGCGCCGGTCTGGGCCTCGCGATCACCCAGCGCGTGGTCATGGCGCACGGGGGGAGCCTGGCGGTGCACAACACCGACGATGGGTGCGAGTTCAGCATCAGTCTTCCCGCGATCTCTGCCCAGCCGGTCGCGACGTAG
- a CDS encoding VCBS repeat-containing protein has protein sequence MNTSWTWARTSALIIGGGALALAALLSPAATAGDTPEIKFAAQKEYPAGNRSQAIALGDIDSDGTVDAVTANRSAGTVSVLKNNGSGGFGSKTEYRVGTGPWSVAVGDVTGDGRLDIVATNYVSNSISLLRNVGNGVFADKVDSPTGTSPYSVTVGDVSGDGRLDVVTANNGANSVSVLVNTGQGTLAPKVDYPTGVGPWSVALGKVNNDKSLDIVTANIGADSVSVLLNTGKGGFADRVDYPTGRKPAAVALGRVDPNSKLDIVTANSEGASASVLTGNGKGGFKPSVEYPAGSQPSALALQDLTGDGLMDAVVTDFDGSEVSVLPNTGKGTLAARTQYATGKGPRGVALGDLTRDGKPDIVTANMNANSISVLLNTSPLKLTEERGSLHITPPPGTVGVAVRYTVQYNKPHRVAAGRPWRTWAKRWPADRLTIPLKDTRTREECAVAGKPSAICRRALGTHDSGETYTYRLIAKVRPTTGSAEEWIRARDDLTVTRR, from the coding sequence GTGAACACTTCGTGGACCTGGGCCCGGACCTCGGCACTGATAATCGGGGGCGGCGCCCTTGCGCTGGCGGCACTGCTTTCCCCTGCTGCGACTGCCGGCGACACCCCGGAGATCAAGTTCGCTGCGCAGAAGGAGTACCCCGCAGGCAACCGGTCCCAGGCCATTGCCCTGGGAGACATCGACAGCGACGGCACAGTCGATGCGGTCACCGCCAACCGTTCCGCTGGGACGGTGAGCGTCCTGAAGAACAACGGCTCCGGGGGGTTCGGATCAAAGACCGAGTACCGAGTCGGCACGGGACCTTGGTCAGTAGCCGTCGGTGATGTCACCGGAGATGGACGTCTCGACATAGTCGCCACCAACTACGTCAGCAACTCGATCAGCCTCCTGCGCAATGTCGGAAACGGCGTGTTCGCCGACAAGGTCGACTCCCCTACTGGCACCAGCCCCTACTCAGTGACTGTGGGCGATGTCTCTGGCGATGGTCGACTTGACGTGGTGACGGCCAACAACGGCGCGAACTCGGTCAGTGTCCTGGTCAATACCGGTCAAGGGACCCTTGCACCGAAGGTCGACTACCCGACCGGCGTCGGTCCCTGGTCGGTCGCACTGGGGAAAGTCAACAACGACAAGTCCCTGGACATCGTCACCGCCAACATCGGTGCGGACAGCGTGAGTGTGCTTTTGAACACCGGCAAGGGTGGGTTCGCTGATCGCGTCGACTACCCGACCGGACGAAAGCCGGCCGCGGTCGCACTCGGGCGCGTCGATCCCAACAGCAAGCTGGACATCGTCACGGCCAACAGTGAAGGCGCATCTGCCAGTGTCCTGACCGGAAACGGCAAAGGCGGGTTCAAGCCCAGCGTCGAGTATCCCGCTGGATCCCAGCCGTCCGCATTGGCTCTCCAGGACCTTACCGGCGACGGTCTGATGGACGCCGTCGTCACTGACTTCGACGGCAGCGAGGTCAGCGTTCTGCCCAACACGGGCAAGGGCACCCTGGCCGCGCGAACCCAGTATGCGACGGGGAAGGGACCGCGAGGTGTAGCGCTCGGGGATCTCACCAGGGACGGCAAGCCGGACATTGTGACCGCGAACATGAACGCGAACTCCATCAGCGTCCTGCTCAACACGAGTCCGCTGAAACTGACCGAGGAACGTGGCAGCCTTCACATCACACCGCCGCCGGGAACCGTCGGTGTGGCCGTGCGCTACACGGTTCAGTACAACAAGCCGCACCGGGTGGCGGCCGGTAGGCCCTGGCGCACCTGGGCGAAGCGCTGGCCCGCTGATCGTCTGACCATCCCGCTGAAGGACACCCGAACCCGGGAGGAGTGCGCCGTCGCGGGCAAGCCGAGCGCAATCTGTCGCCGTGCCCTGGGCACACACGATTCGGGAGAGACGTATACCTACCGCCTGATCGCGAAGGTGCGGCCCACCACCGGCTCGGCCGAAGAGTGGATCCGCGCCCGGGACGACCTGACCGTAACCCGACGCTGA
- a CDS encoding glycosyltransferase, with product MVPPLMEVARRLTASGHQVVVLGDPTIAEEAAAAGATFRSWSRAPHRQTRDRTDDIIRDYAFKSQQKFFKAEFRGYFIDAGPDWTADVLAAIDEYDITAVLCDFMVPWASIAAEARSLPCTVLVTFPYPVPTAGFPPQGSALLPVPGFLEWPRDAAIRRMTEWFYDKWVPTMNAVRASLDLPPIKHAMDQVRNSSAIAVLTARAFDHPTSSAPANVSWTGPMLDDPSWVRPWQAPWAPDDQRPLVVVGLSSTFQDHVDLLQRIVDALSELPVRAIVSRGPSIREGEVVGTPDVVIVESVPHEQVLADASVLVTHCGHGTAMKGLAAGVPMVCIPIARDQTDNAARLVSLGIGVKVKRSSSSAKIRSAIEEVLASPKYRDSAHAVAETIASGFGQTDIVTIVEATVRHFGPVSPAPRG from the coding sequence GTGGTTCCACCTCTCATGGAGGTGGCGCGCCGGTTGACCGCCAGTGGCCACCAGGTGGTGGTCCTTGGCGACCCCACCATCGCCGAGGAGGCCGCCGCAGCTGGAGCCACGTTCCGGAGTTGGTCGCGCGCACCCCATCGGCAGACGCGGGATCGGACCGACGACATCATCCGGGACTACGCCTTCAAGAGCCAGCAGAAGTTCTTCAAGGCAGAGTTCCGTGGCTACTTCATTGACGCGGGCCCGGACTGGACGGCGGACGTCCTGGCAGCGATCGATGAATACGACATCACCGCCGTCCTGTGCGACTTCATGGTTCCGTGGGCGTCAATCGCGGCAGAGGCACGATCATTGCCGTGCACCGTTCTGGTTACCTTCCCCTACCCGGTCCCCACGGCCGGGTTCCCGCCCCAAGGCTCCGCCTTGCTGCCCGTCCCGGGATTCCTGGAGTGGCCGCGTGATGCTGCGATTAGAAGGATGACCGAGTGGTTCTACGACAAGTGGGTGCCCACCATGAACGCTGTACGCGCGAGCTTGGATCTTCCACCCATCAAACACGCCATGGATCAGGTGCGGAACTCCTCGGCAATAGCGGTTCTCACTGCCCGCGCCTTCGACCATCCGACATCGTCGGCTCCAGCAAATGTGTCCTGGACCGGTCCGATGCTCGACGATCCGTCCTGGGTGCGACCGTGGCAAGCCCCATGGGCCCCAGACGACCAGCGTCCCTTGGTGGTCGTGGGACTGTCTTCGACTTTCCAGGATCACGTCGACCTGCTCCAGCGGATCGTCGACGCCCTCTCGGAGCTGCCGGTCCGGGCCATCGTCTCCCGTGGGCCCTCCATCAGGGAGGGCGAAGTGGTCGGCACACCGGATGTCGTCATAGTGGAGTCCGTGCCGCACGAGCAGGTTCTTGCGGATGCCTCGGTTCTGGTCACGCACTGCGGTCATGGAACGGCCATGAAGGGCCTCGCCGCCGGAGTACCCATGGTCTGCATTCCCATTGCTCGGGATCAGACGGACAATGCGGCCCGTCTGGTCAGCCTGGGTATCGGTGTCAAAGTCAAACGCTCATCCAGTTCGGCCAAGATCAGGTCGGCGATCGAGGAGGTCCTGGCGAGTCCGAAGTATCGCGACTCTGCCCATGCGGTGGCCGAAACGATCGCGTCCGGCTTCGGGCAAACCGACATTGTCACCATCGTCGAGGCGACTGTTCGTCACTTTGGCCCAGTCAGCCCAGCCCCCCGAGGGTGA
- a CDS encoding response regulator transcription factor: protein MSGILVVDDDRTVGGVLLSYLKRAELEGRHVDVGSGLHATIEQMDPDLLVLDVMLPDADGIQLCGEIRRTNPELPVILLTARSEEIDRISGLTAGADDYVVKPFSPRELVLRIQSVLRRSQATRAVDTREPIIRDGDLVLDRRSRQATHAGADLSLTMREFDLLAHLLDHPGQALTREQLLEDVWDWSYGDKSTVTVHVRRLREKVEVDPANPQRLVTVWGVGYRWDPTPDTADPAAATPEVAS from the coding sequence GTGAGCGGAATCCTGGTCGTCGACGACGATCGCACTGTCGGCGGAGTGCTGCTGAGTTATCTGAAGCGCGCCGAACTCGAGGGCCGCCACGTCGACGTCGGCAGCGGACTGCACGCGACGATCGAGCAGATGGACCCGGACCTGCTGGTGCTCGACGTCATGCTGCCCGACGCCGACGGCATCCAACTGTGCGGTGAGATCCGGCGCACGAACCCAGAGCTGCCCGTCATCCTGCTGACAGCGCGATCCGAGGAGATCGACCGGATCTCCGGACTCACCGCAGGAGCCGACGACTACGTCGTCAAACCGTTCAGCCCCCGCGAACTCGTCCTGCGCATCCAGTCCGTGTTGCGCCGCTCGCAGGCCACCCGCGCGGTTGACACCCGGGAGCCGATCATCCGTGATGGTGACCTGGTGCTGGATCGGCGATCGCGCCAAGCCACCCACGCCGGTGCGGATCTGTCGTTGACGATGCGCGAGTTCGATCTCCTCGCCCACCTGCTCGATCATCCGGGCCAGGCATTGACCCGCGAGCAACTGCTGGAAGATGTCTGGGACTGGAGTTACGGCGACAAATCCACCGTCACCGTGCACGTGCGTCGGCTGCGGGAGAAGGTCGAAGTTGACCCTGCCAACCCACAGCGGCTCGTCACCGTGTGGGGCGTCGGCTACCGCTGGGATCCGACGCCCGACACGGCGGATCCGGCGGCGGCGACGCCGGAGGTTGCTTCATGA
- a CDS encoding DM13 domain-containing protein, with translation MKRFRWRPLPSLMPGRAAAATATATGPATLLSGSFISHEHETQGTAKILELADGQRILRLEGFRTSNGPDLKVWLTDSRVIDGTDGWFVFDDGEYVDLGPLKGNVGNQNYVIPSDVDLDQLRSVAIWCDRFSVSFGAAELRP, from the coding sequence ATGAAGCGATTCCGGTGGCGGCCGTTGCCGTCCCTGATGCCGGGCAGGGCAGCTGCCGCCACGGCAACAGCCACAGGACCGGCCACGTTGCTCTCGGGTTCCTTCATCAGCCACGAGCACGAGACACAGGGCACCGCGAAGATCCTCGAGCTGGCCGATGGTCAGCGGATCCTGCGGCTGGAGGGCTTCCGCACCAGCAACGGTCCGGACCTGAAGGTGTGGCTGACCGACTCTCGGGTCATCGACGGGACCGACGGCTGGTTCGTCTTCGACGACGGCGAGTACGTCGACCTCGGCCCGCTCAAGGGCAACGTCGGTAACCAGAACTACGTCATCCCGAGCGATGTCGACCTGGACCAGTTGCGCAGCGTCGCCATCTGGTGCGACCGGTTCAGCGTGTCCTTCGGCGCCGCTGAACTCAGGCCTTGA
- a CDS encoding ester cyclase, translating into MNVGQLVSLFYAQLWNRWDDLAVESVLAEDFAFRGSLGQESVGRQGWREYRDWVHSGSSDFHNEVVTLVVDGDRAAARLRYSQQGQAAVRQAWPPALIPTATLRASLCATAGALSFTKRGRYAP; encoded by the coding sequence ATGAACGTGGGGCAGTTGGTGAGCCTGTTCTACGCGCAACTGTGGAATCGCTGGGATGACCTGGCGGTCGAGTCCGTCCTGGCGGAGGACTTCGCCTTCCGGGGGTCATTGGGTCAGGAATCCGTCGGCCGCCAGGGTTGGCGCGAGTATCGGGACTGGGTGCACTCGGGATCGAGCGACTTCCACAACGAGGTCGTGACACTCGTTGTGGACGGAGATCGAGCGGCCGCGCGTCTCAGGTACTCGCAGCAAGGTCAAGCCGCAGTACGGCAGGCGTGGCCTCCGGCGCTGATTCCCACGGCTACCCTGAGGGCTTCATTGTGTGCGACGGCGGGGGCGCTCAGTTTCACGAAGAGAGGTCGCTATGCGCCTTAG
- a CDS encoding macro domain-containing protein — protein MRGGGGVDGAIHRAGGPAILAECIERFPHGLATGDAGWTTAGLMPARWVIHTVGPNYRAGQTDRTLLTSCYRRRPRSRRPTSGRPASRFPVISAGIFGWPLDDAVAAAVESLVAAESAVAEARIVVLDPRILDAVRSRLEE, from the coding sequence ATGCGTGGCGGCGGTGGCGTCGACGGGGCGATCCACCGAGCCGGCGGTCCGGCGATCCTGGCCGAGTGCATCGAGCGCTTCCCACACGGGCTGGCCACCGGCGACGCCGGATGGACCACCGCCGGGCTGATGCCGGCTCGCTGGGTCATCCACACGGTCGGACCGAACTACCGGGCGGGTCAGACCGACCGCACCCTGCTGACGTCGTGCTACCGCCGGAGGCCTCGAAGTCGCCGACCGACGTCGGGGCGGCCAGCATCGCGTTTCCCGGTGATCAGCGCAGGCATCTTCGGGTGGCCCCTCGACGACGCCGTCGCCGCGGCCGTGGAGAGCCTGGTGGCCGCCGAGTCAGCCGTGGCGGAAGCGCGGATCGTGGTGCTCGATCCGAGAATCCTCGACGCCGTTCGCAGTCGCCTGGAGGAGTAG
- the dacB gene encoding D-alanyl-D-alanine carboxypeptidase/D-alanyl-D-alanine-endopeptidase, giving the protein MSPLLALGLAACSSSQPASEPSPDSSTIGSIPGMSQSAIDVMNSAPYSGSTWAIQVSDAKTGESLVSYNSTRLLEPASVTKTYSVGSAWLKFGPDSRIVTPVVRAGKISGETLKGNLILVAKGDITMGGQTGPDGKIVFTDLDHNDANAIPGATIADNDPLAGLDDLAEQVKKSGISEVDGQVIIDDRLFVTQDLGEEDGPVSPIVINNNLIDFVTTPTTPGQLAKVEIRPEVAPWRLVNRVKTVAAGGDSEIAIDSPRDGVVRLRGTIAADSDPVLKVWHFDDPAAFARTAFIEALQRAGVSVTASATGDNPAALLPSEEAIGDRPEVAKLKGLTFEQNATYILKVSYNRGAQTQVCLLAVSVDSKNCDAGFPEMARLLAAAGVDPRNASLIDGSGLPGNYVTAQSSAQLMQAFAARPDAERWQQALPIMGVDGSIATVQKDSPAKGQVFAKTGTLANADLLNDRLRLETKALGGYIIAKSGRKLAVSIIMNQAMFDDIQGVFAANEDLGKIATSIYESF; this is encoded by the coding sequence GTGTCACCTCTGCTGGCCTTGGGGCTGGCGGCGTGCTCCAGCAGTCAACCGGCGAGCGAACCATCGCCCGATTCGTCGACCATCGGCTCCATCCCCGGCATGAGCCAGTCCGCGATCGACGTCATGAACTCGGCCCCGTACAGCGGCAGTACATGGGCGATCCAGGTCTCGGACGCGAAGACGGGGGAGTCCCTGGTGAGCTACAACTCCACGCGACTGCTGGAGCCGGCCTCGGTCACCAAGACCTATAGCGTCGGATCCGCGTGGCTGAAGTTCGGCCCCGATTCCCGCATCGTCACCCCGGTCGTGCGCGCGGGGAAGATCTCCGGGGAGACGCTCAAGGGCAACCTCATCCTGGTGGCCAAGGGCGACATCACCATGGGGGGCCAGACGGGCCCCGACGGCAAGATCGTCTTCACCGACCTCGACCACAACGATGCCAACGCGATTCCCGGCGCCACCATCGCCGACAACGATCCGTTGGCCGGTCTCGATGACCTTGCCGAGCAGGTCAAGAAGTCCGGGATCAGCGAAGTCGACGGTCAGGTGATCATCGACGACCGACTCTTCGTGACCCAGGACCTGGGCGAGGAGGACGGTCCTGTCTCGCCGATCGTCATCAACAACAACCTGATCGACTTCGTCACGACGCCCACCACACCAGGCCAGTTGGCGAAGGTCGAGATCCGGCCGGAAGTCGCTCCATGGCGGTTGGTCAATCGGGTGAAGACAGTGGCCGCGGGTGGGGACTCGGAAATCGCCATCGACTCTCCGCGCGACGGGGTGGTCCGGCTGCGCGGAACCATCGCGGCCGACAGCGATCCGGTGTTGAAGGTGTGGCACTTCGACGACCCGGCCGCGTTCGCGCGCACTGCCTTCATCGAGGCGCTACAGCGGGCCGGAGTCTCCGTGACCGCATCGGCGACCGGCGACAACCCGGCTGCCCTGCTGCCTTCCGAGGAGGCGATCGGGGACCGGCCAGAGGTCGCCAAACTCAAGGGATTGACCTTCGAGCAGAACGCGACGTACATCCTGAAGGTCAGCTACAACCGCGGTGCGCAGACGCAGGTGTGCCTGTTGGCCGTGTCCGTCGACAGCAAGAACTGCGACGCCGGGTTCCCGGAGATGGCCAGGTTGCTGGCCGCTGCCGGTGTCGACCCCCGCAACGCCTCGCTTATCGACGGCTCCGGATTGCCAGGCAACTACGTCACGGCGCAGTCGTCGGCGCAGTTGATGCAGGCGTTCGCCGCCCGGCCGGATGCCGAACGGTGGCAGCAGGCACTGCCGATCATGGGCGTCGACGGGTCGATCGCCACGGTGCAGAAGGACAGTCCAGCCAAGGGTCAAGTGTTCGCGAAGACCGGCACGCTGGCCAACGCAGACCTGCTCAACGACCGCCTGCGTCTGGAGACCAAGGCGCTCGGCGGTTACATCATCGCCAAGTCGGGCCGGAAGTTGGCCGTCTCGATCATCATGAATCAGGCGATGTTCGATGACATCCAGGGCGTGTTCGCCGCGAACGAGGACCTGGGCAAGATCGCGACCAGCATCTACGAGTCCTTCTGA